One window of Botrimarina mediterranea genomic DNA carries:
- the hemQ gene encoding hydrogen peroxide-dependent heme synthase: protein MNPHAAGSADPLAPYDGGWHCSHLWYSFDRERLNALAPTQREAIAQDLRAVLDPAAEHATVRMQLSITSGLKADFGVMMLDPNPLRIDAVHQRLMAGPAGPVLRPGYSFISVTEISEYVPSPEEYGQRLIAEGDAEGSPAYNAKLKAYADRLEGMNRQRLTPEIPPYQSVCFYPMNKKREVGENWFTVPKSERSRMMGQHARSGMAYAGKVSQLITVAIGLDEWEWGVTLWGANPAYLKDIVYEMRFDEASARYAEFGPFLVGYVCDADRLIDHCRVRR, encoded by the coding sequence ATGAATCCTCACGCCGCTGGCTCTGCCGACCCGCTCGCCCCTTACGACGGCGGTTGGCATTGCAGCCATCTCTGGTACTCGTTCGATCGAGAGCGGCTCAACGCCCTGGCTCCGACGCAGCGGGAGGCGATCGCCCAGGACCTGCGGGCGGTCCTCGACCCGGCGGCGGAGCACGCCACCGTGCGGATGCAGCTATCGATCACCAGCGGCCTTAAGGCCGACTTCGGGGTGATGATGCTCGACCCCAACCCCCTGCGGATCGACGCGGTCCACCAGCGGCTCATGGCCGGCCCAGCGGGGCCGGTCCTGCGGCCGGGGTACTCGTTCATCTCGGTCACAGAGATCAGCGAGTACGTCCCCAGCCCCGAGGAGTACGGCCAGCGCCTGATCGCCGAGGGGGACGCCGAGGGCTCGCCCGCCTACAACGCCAAGCTCAAGGCCTACGCCGATCGGCTGGAAGGCATGAACCGGCAACGACTTACGCCCGAAATCCCCCCTTACCAGTCGGTCTGCTTCTACCCGATGAATAAGAAGCGGGAGGTCGGCGAGAACTGGTTCACCGTACCCAAGTCCGAACGCAGCAGGATGATGGGTCAACACGCTCGTAGCGGCATGGCCTACGCCGGCAAGGTCAGTCAGCTAATTACGGTGGCAATTGGCTTGGATGAGTGGGAATGGGGGGTTACGCTGTGGGGAGCGAACCCCGCTTATCTCAAGGACATCGTCTACGAGATGCGGTTTGACGAGGCGAGCGCCCGCTACGCCGAATTCGGACCCTTCCTGGTTGGCTACGTCTGCGACGCCGACCGCCTGATCGACCACTGCCGCGTGAGACGCTAA
- a CDS encoding beta strand repeat-containing protein, with amino-acid sequence MPLPRQRRQARPRRQSKTLTTLVCRFGLAALIGGASYSAHAVTLRWDDAGNSASKLWSDNGNWSPDSAVSTNDDIIIGDLANAASDQTIFDINEQIASLSLSSATGVTNSSDSGASAPNTRELIVNGATTLSGAGTNLTLYGRAGDAFDTNTLDLSGGARVTLNSQAGIGTAILEVDSGLFDIGADSSLTGNGRVDLEDASPGGAHVVLRNDGTISAGNIGLVFLSPPARTLQLTATSVDARFDWDGLSGNGVININGNATLDVDVSTGTDGFGGVMNLSTGSTLDMAHTWTLDAGVINVNTAAFGFTLPGSDPNPGPAARLAGAAWTMTGGEINIDDAWDSLQLDSSITATGGVVNNNGTMIFNANATFGSGVDFNMIAGNDSGASLVINAVVNIDTADFNLDGQGLAPNVTTINAGGNLDLDLGAGADEDFDHTINLNGGELDVTTADNTWSVTSGGEINVGGGATSTINGETFSINGDVNVASGASLNVNAVSEYGLSSAVVIDAGGELNHNLTSYNGGSFTGGGVFRKGNATIAADTTWGVATLDLDDGATEVLNNAKLTINATAIDSAGDGVDAAVNVANLGQFEVNLTGGGDVVFEAGSLNYAGDASANTFVTASTTGSALRFDAGSQLNVTGDGSIASRVKLNGGALNNVTLGEGVRLAGGSQVAGDTNEITGGVVNGPGNLVIESGAALRGHGAINAPVDGNGTAQLIATGGQLNVNGGIVDAGTVGTNGAGSVLNVTTPWNTNAIGLVVLEEGTVQGSTVTNDGNGFRGRGAILSRVINNSAIISTTPGTLVVDNNTNDWDGAANTGTLRATQGTLELRDNAAFLYNGTVIADGGTVFANGFELEFDPASQLTFSSGVYRSTHATDIGGTVTVMGGASRMEVAGTVVFETGSNTTLTGDLRLANAATRIQSGAVFSGTGELINDSGSSLGFDDGALVGAQVTNQGFAAIAAGAAGRVDLDDYLQSASGVLQMDINGDALGQFDRLVASGIAQVGGELRVMTGGFGPTLGTTVQLITAAGGVLGTFADVVDGSGNLPAGTQWEAIYNANSVQVVLDLVLPGDFNNDGSVDAADYTVYRDNFGAAVTLPGDPTPGTVTAADHAVWAANYGATAPAPSMAFAMASAVPEPTTAALVVLAAAGLAGARRRD; translated from the coding sequence ATGCCCCTCCCCCGTCAGCGCCGTCAGGCCCGTCCGCGCCGTCAATCAAAGACCCTCACCACTCTCGTTTGCCGCTTCGGCCTCGCCGCTCTGATCGGCGGGGCGTCATATAGCGCCCACGCCGTCACGCTCCGCTGGGACGACGCCGGCAACAGCGCCAGCAAGCTCTGGAGCGATAACGGCAATTGGAGCCCGGACTCCGCGGTCAGCACGAACGACGACATCATCATCGGCGACCTGGCGAACGCCGCAAGCGACCAGACGATCTTCGACATCAACGAGCAAATCGCCTCGCTCAGCCTTAGCAGCGCCACCGGCGTGACCAACAGCTCCGACAGCGGCGCGTCCGCTCCTAATACGCGCGAACTCATCGTCAACGGCGCGACCACTCTCAGCGGCGCCGGCACGAACCTTACGCTCTACGGCCGCGCTGGCGACGCCTTCGACACCAACACGCTCGACCTCAGCGGCGGCGCCCGCGTCACTCTGAACTCTCAGGCAGGCATTGGAACGGCCATTCTGGAGGTGGACTCTGGCCTCTTCGACATCGGCGCCGACTCTTCGCTGACGGGGAACGGCCGTGTTGACCTCGAAGACGCTAGCCCCGGCGGCGCGCACGTCGTCCTCCGCAACGACGGGACGATCTCCGCCGGCAATATCGGTCTCGTCTTTCTGAGCCCGCCCGCGCGGACTCTGCAGCTCACCGCCACCAGCGTCGACGCCCGCTTCGACTGGGACGGCCTCTCCGGCAACGGCGTGATCAACATTAACGGCAACGCCACGCTCGACGTTGACGTCAGCACCGGCACGGACGGCTTCGGCGGCGTGATGAACCTCTCAACCGGTTCGACGCTCGACATGGCCCACACCTGGACGCTCGACGCGGGCGTGATCAACGTCAACACCGCGGCGTTCGGCTTCACCCTGCCGGGCAGCGACCCCAATCCCGGCCCCGCCGCGCGGCTTGCAGGCGCGGCTTGGACGATGACCGGCGGCGAGATCAACATCGACGACGCTTGGGATTCGCTGCAGCTGGACTCGTCGATCACCGCCACGGGCGGCGTCGTCAACAATAACGGCACGATGATCTTCAACGCGAACGCCACGTTCGGCAGCGGCGTCGACTTCAACATGATCGCCGGCAACGACTCCGGCGCCTCGCTGGTGATCAACGCGGTCGTCAACATCGACACAGCCGACTTCAACCTCGACGGCCAGGGCCTCGCGCCGAACGTCACGACGATCAACGCCGGCGGCAACCTCGATCTCGACCTCGGCGCCGGCGCCGACGAGGACTTTGACCACACGATCAACCTCAACGGCGGCGAGCTCGACGTCACCACGGCCGACAACACCTGGAGCGTCACTTCCGGCGGCGAGATCAACGTCGGAGGCGGCGCAACCTCGACGATTAACGGCGAGACCTTCAGCATCAACGGTGATGTCAACGTCGCTTCCGGCGCTAGCCTGAACGTCAACGCCGTAAGCGAGTACGGCTTGTCTTCCGCCGTCGTCATCGACGCTGGTGGAGAACTGAACCACAATCTCACGAGCTATAACGGCGGTTCGTTCACTGGCGGCGGCGTCTTCCGTAAAGGAAACGCCACCATCGCCGCGGACACAACGTGGGGCGTCGCCACGCTCGACCTCGACGATGGCGCCACGGAGGTTCTCAACAACGCCAAGCTCACGATCAACGCCACGGCGATCGATAGCGCGGGGGACGGCGTCGATGCGGCCGTCAACGTCGCTAATCTCGGCCAATTCGAGGTCAACCTCACCGGCGGCGGCGATGTCGTCTTCGAGGCTGGCAGCCTCAACTATGCGGGCGACGCTTCGGCCAACACGTTCGTCACCGCATCCACGACGGGCTCGGCCCTGCGTTTCGACGCGGGCTCGCAACTCAACGTCACCGGCGACGGCTCGATCGCGTCGCGGGTGAAGCTCAACGGCGGCGCGCTCAACAACGTCACGCTTGGCGAAGGCGTCCGCCTCGCCGGTGGGTCACAAGTCGCGGGCGACACCAACGAAATCACCGGTGGCGTGGTCAATGGCCCCGGCAATCTTGTGATCGAATCCGGCGCCGCGCTGCGGGGGCATGGCGCCATCAACGCCCCGGTGGACGGCAACGGGACCGCGCAACTGATCGCCACGGGCGGCCAGCTCAATGTCAACGGCGGCATCGTCGACGCCGGAACGGTTGGCACAAACGGCGCCGGCTCGGTGCTAAACGTCACGACGCCCTGGAACACCAACGCCATCGGCCTGGTGGTGCTCGAAGAAGGAACCGTTCAAGGCTCCACGGTCACCAACGACGGTAACGGCTTCCGCGGCCGCGGCGCGATCCTGTCGCGGGTGATCAATAACTCCGCGATCATCTCGACCACGCCTGGAACCCTCGTCGTTGACAACAACACGAACGACTGGGACGGCGCCGCCAACACGGGCACGCTCCGCGCCACACAGGGGACCCTCGAACTGCGTGACAACGCCGCCTTCCTTTACAACGGCACAGTGATCGCCGATGGCGGGACGGTCTTCGCTAACGGGTTCGAACTCGAATTCGATCCCGCCTCGCAACTCACGTTCTCCAGCGGCGTCTACCGCTCGACGCACGCCACCGACATCGGCGGCACGGTCACCGTCATGGGAGGCGCGTCACGGATGGAGGTGGCGGGGACGGTCGTGTTCGAGACCGGCAGCAACACGACCCTTACCGGTGACCTGCGGCTCGCCAACGCCGCGACGCGGATTCAATCCGGCGCCGTCTTCTCCGGCACGGGCGAGCTGATCAACGACAGCGGCAGCTCCTTGGGCTTCGATGACGGCGCGCTCGTCGGCGCCCAGGTCACCAACCAGGGCTTCGCGGCGATCGCGGCGGGCGCGGCGGGCCGAGTCGATCTCGATGACTACCTGCAATCCGCGTCGGGCGTGCTACAGATGGACATCAACGGCGACGCGCTCGGGCAGTTCGACCGCTTGGTAGCCAGCGGTATCGCCCAAGTCGGCGGCGAGCTGCGCGTGATGACCGGCGGCTTCGGCCCGACGCTCGGCACAACCGTCCAGCTGATCACGGCGGCGGGCGGCGTCCTCGGCACGTTCGCCGACGTGGTCGATGGCTCGGGCAACCTACCCGCCGGCACGCAATGGGAAGCCATCTACAACGCCAACTCGGTGCAGGTGGTGCTCGACCTCGTGCTGCCGGGTGACTTCAACAACGACGGCTCGGTCGACGCGGCCGACTACACGGTCTACCGCGACAACTTCGGCGCCGCCGTCACCTTGCCGGGCGACCCAACGCCGGGAACGGTCACCGCAGCCGACCACGCCGTCTGGGCCGCCAACTACGGCGCCACGGCCCCTGCCCCGTCGATGGCCTTCGCGATGGCGTCGGCAGTCCCCGAGCCGACGACCGCGGCGCTGGTGGTGCTCGCCGCTGCCGGCCTCGCCGGCGCCCGCCGTCGGGATTGA
- a CDS encoding (Fe-S)-binding protein, protein MDYSVVQQCMHCGLCLPTCPTFVETGRERSSPRGRIALMRSIADGELPLSREFAEEMDYCVGCLACQTACPAGVQYVSLLEKGRAASENAGLLDTPMRRVYRWLGLRLLMTRPWLLRLVARGVAVQQIPWIRRTLYMIGAMRLAPKTLRDLEPSAPPIDAPFSDARIKTVETPPAEWWSGKPRARVAVLTGCVQDISFARVNRATVDVLLAAGCEVVTPRSQPCCGSLHAHNGDLDQAKEQARRTLDMFDWQGLRAGPLAFDSVDAVISNAGGCGSHLRHYADLLADDPNYATRAKAWDAKVRDVQEFVWQVVGGGQQAVGSEATPQSRLERVLTREPSALAAGGATKRVTYDASCHLCHGQKVVSQPIELLKRVPSYQFVPLAESDWCCGAAGVYTITQPEQAGKLLERKLGHVKAANPDVLATANPGCMHQLNLACRDDASLANVRVAHPMELLAEACRASDAS, encoded by the coding sequence ATGGACTACTCCGTTGTCCAGCAGTGCATGCACTGTGGCTTGTGTTTGCCGACGTGCCCGACGTTTGTCGAGACGGGGCGTGAGCGGTCGAGCCCGCGCGGGCGGATCGCGTTGATGCGGTCGATCGCCGATGGCGAGCTGCCGTTGTCGCGCGAGTTTGCCGAGGAGATGGACTACTGCGTCGGCTGTTTGGCTTGCCAGACGGCTTGTCCGGCGGGTGTGCAGTACGTTTCGCTGCTCGAGAAGGGACGGGCGGCGAGCGAGAATGCCGGGCTGCTCGACACGCCGATGCGGCGGGTCTATCGATGGCTGGGCCTGCGGCTATTGATGACGCGGCCGTGGCTCTTACGCTTGGTGGCGCGAGGCGTCGCCGTGCAACAGATCCCATGGATTCGCCGGACACTTTACATGATCGGCGCGATGCGGCTGGCGCCGAAGACGCTGCGCGACCTCGAGCCATCGGCGCCGCCGATCGACGCGCCATTCAGCGACGCACGGATCAAGACCGTCGAGACGCCGCCCGCCGAGTGGTGGAGCGGAAAGCCCCGCGCGCGGGTCGCGGTGCTCACCGGCTGTGTGCAAGACATCTCGTTCGCACGGGTGAACCGGGCGACGGTCGACGTGCTGCTCGCGGCGGGTTGCGAAGTCGTGACGCCGCGTTCACAGCCGTGCTGCGGATCCTTGCACGCCCACAACGGCGATCTCGATCAGGCGAAAGAACAGGCACGCCGAACGCTCGATATGTTCGACTGGCAAGGCCTTCGTGCCGGGCCTTTGGCGTTCGATAGCGTTGACGCGGTGATCAGCAACGCCGGCGGCTGCGGCAGCCATCTGCGTCACTACGCCGACCTGCTCGCCGACGATCCTAACTACGCGACGCGCGCGAAGGCGTGGGATGCGAAGGTGCGCGACGTGCAAGAGTTCGTGTGGCAGGTAGTGGGCGGTGGGCAGCAGGCAGTCGGCAGTGAAGCGACGCCGCAGTCGCGGCTTGAGCGAGTACTAACCCGTGAGCCGTCGGCGCTAGCCGCGGGTGGCGCTACGAAACGCGTCACCTACGACGCCTCCTGCCACCTTTGCCACGGCCAGAAGGTCGTCAGCCAACCGATCGAACTTCTCAAGCGCGTGCCCAGTTACCAGTTCGTTCCGCTCGCCGAGTCCGATTGGTGTTGCGGCGCGGCGGGGGTCTACACGATCACGCAACCCGAGCAAGCAGGCAAACTGTTAGAGCGAAAGCTCGGTCACGTCAAAGCCGCGAATCCCGACGTGCTCGCCACCGCAAACCCCGGCTGTATGCACCAACTCAACCTGGCCTGCCGGGACGATGCGTCGCTAGCCAACGTGCGAGTGGCGCACCCGATGGAGCTGCTCGCCGAAGCGTGTCGCGCTAGCGACGCGTCCTAG
- a CDS encoding phosphatase PAP2 family protein, giving the protein MPSPLRHLLTAAVLAIAAPMTPASADVILDWNAVTTETIVNNWAYQNPGMSTRTMAMVNLAMYDAFAMTDPGGTMYYDYGGGNASPGYVGSPKAAAAVAAHAVLTSVYPEQSALLDARLATSLAGIADDAEKAMGVSVGQMVGSSIANHRHYDGHDKSSQYVPSGQPGGWSPDPMNPSQEAWGPSWGEMPTFMAPHGMHTVPPPPAIDSAEYAAAYNEVKSLGAADSTTRTAEQTEIGHFWAYDRVGTGSPPVLYNEILRTLAVQQGNTDKQNAQMFAKASVAMADAGMLSWESKFEYDYWRPVVAIREGDADGNALTEGDDDWVPLGAPGGMHPDGETVINNFTPPFPAYVSGHATFGAAAMHTMALFFGDDNIPFTVASVELPGVERSFNSFSEAIAENGRSRVYLGIHWNFDDIEGQALGRSIAEYVFTQPFTSSVMIPEPSSLVLVAVGLLGFARRR; this is encoded by the coding sequence ATGCCGTCTCCTCTTCGCCACCTGTTGACCGCCGCCGTGCTGGCGATAGCGGCGCCGATGACGCCTGCCTCGGCGGACGTCATCCTTGACTGGAACGCCGTCACCACCGAAACGATCGTCAACAACTGGGCTTATCAAAACCCGGGCATGTCGACGCGCACGATGGCGATGGTCAACCTCGCCATGTACGACGCCTTCGCGATGACCGATCCGGGCGGCACGATGTACTACGACTACGGCGGCGGGAACGCGTCGCCGGGTTACGTGGGTTCGCCCAAGGCGGCCGCGGCGGTCGCCGCGCACGCGGTGCTTACATCGGTCTACCCCGAGCAGTCCGCGCTGCTCGACGCGCGCCTAGCGACGAGCCTCGCCGGGATCGCCGACGACGCCGAGAAGGCGATGGGCGTTTCGGTCGGCCAGATGGTCGGCTCGTCGATCGCCAATCACCGGCATTACGACGGCCATGACAAGAGTTCGCAGTATGTCCCCAGCGGGCAGCCGGGTGGTTGGTCGCCCGATCCGATGAACCCCAGCCAAGAGGCTTGGGGGCCGTCGTGGGGCGAGATGCCGACCTTCATGGCCCCGCACGGCATGCACACGGTCCCACCCCCGCCGGCGATCGACAGCGCCGAGTACGCCGCGGCCTACAACGAGGTGAAGTCGCTCGGCGCCGCGGACAGCACGACGCGCACCGCCGAGCAGACCGAGATCGGCCACTTCTGGGCCTACGACCGCGTCGGCACTGGCTCGCCGCCGGTGTTGTACAACGAGATCCTCCGCACCCTCGCCGTTCAGCAAGGGAACACCGACAAGCAGAACGCACAGATGTTCGCCAAGGCGTCGGTCGCGATGGCCGACGCGGGCATGCTCTCGTGGGAGTCGAAGTTTGAATACGACTACTGGCGACCCGTCGTCGCGATCCGCGAAGGGGACGCCGACGGCAACGCGCTGACCGAGGGCGACGACGACTGGGTCCCGCTCGGCGCCCCCGGCGGCATGCACCCGGATGGCGAGACCGTGATCAACAACTTCACGCCGCCCTTCCCCGCCTACGTCTCGGGCCACGCCACCTTCGGCGCCGCGGCCATGCACACGATGGCGCTCTTCTTCGGCGACGACAACATCCCGTTCACGGTGGCTTCGGTCGAGCTCCCCGGCGTCGAGCGGAGCTTCAACTCGTTCAGCGAGGCGATCGCCGAGAACGGCCGCAGCCGCGTCTACCTGGGCATCCACTGGAACTTCGACGACATCGAAGGGCAGGCGCTGGGCCGCTCGATCGCGGAGTATGTCTTCACGCAGCCGTTCACCTCATCGGTGATGATCCCCGAGCCGTCCTCGCTCGTGCTTGTGGCGGTGGGGCTGCTCGGGTTCGCGCGGCGGCGTTAA
- the hpt gene encoding hypoxanthine phosphoribosyltransferase, which yields MRILYSKQQLQDGVHKMAAEITATYGDKPLSIVSVLTGSVVLVADLIRELEMPLRVGVIEASSYGGETTTRGELSVNAELMFDIKGRHVLLVDDIFDTGHTLVKVIEKIKEFGPKSVRSAVLLRKHGRQEVTAQPDFVAFEIPDEFVVGYGLDYDDHYRNLPHLAVMEEDDLARHKELIAADAAG from the coding sequence ATGCGGATTCTCTACTCCAAGCAGCAGCTCCAAGACGGCGTCCACAAGATGGCCGCCGAGATCACCGCGACTTACGGCGACAAGCCGTTGTCGATCGTCTCGGTGCTCACCGGCAGCGTGGTGCTGGTGGCGGACCTGATCCGCGAGCTCGAGATGCCGCTCCGCGTCGGCGTGATCGAGGCGTCGAGCTACGGGGGCGAGACCACCACACGCGGCGAGCTAAGCGTCAACGCCGAGCTGATGTTCGATATCAAGGGCCGTCACGTGCTGCTCGTGGATGACATCTTCGATACGGGCCACACGCTGGTGAAGGTGATCGAGAAGATCAAGGAGTTCGGTCCCAAGTCGGTGCGTTCGGCGGTGCTGCTCCGCAAGCACGGCCGCCAAGAGGTGACCGCGCAGCCCGACTTCGTGGCGTTCGAGATCCCCGATGAGTTCGTCGTCGGCTACGGCCTCGACTACGACGATCACTACCGCAACCTGCCCCACCTGGCGGTGATGGAAGAGGACGACCTCGCGCGGCACAAAGAACTGATCGCCGCCGACGCCGCTGGCTAA
- the upp gene encoding uracil phosphoribosyltransferase, with protein MSGVIEVQHPLIDCHLTRLRDARTPSDEFRNLIRRLATLLAYEATQDLVVEKTQVTTPLTTTDGSRLAERIGLVPILRAGLGMIDPVLDLIPSAEVWHLGLYRDEATAEPVEYYSKLPPGRPVDVALILDPMLATGGSVTAALETLKRWGVRRVKMLSVLAAQEGIDNVSRAFPDSQIYVCRIDPILNDSKFIVPGLGDAGDRIFNTPR; from the coding sequence GTGAGCGGCGTCATTGAAGTCCAGCACCCGCTGATCGACTGCCACCTGACGCGGCTGCGCGACGCGCGGACGCCGTCGGACGAGTTCCGCAATCTGATCCGCCGGCTGGCGACCCTCTTGGCGTACGAGGCGACACAGGACCTCGTCGTCGAGAAGACCCAGGTCACGACGCCCCTGACGACGACCGACGGCTCGCGGCTCGCCGAGCGGATCGGCCTCGTGCCGATCCTCCGCGCGGGGCTGGGGATGATCGACCCGGTGCTCGACCTGATCCCCTCGGCCGAGGTCTGGCACCTGGGCCTCTACCGCGACGAAGCGACCGCCGAGCCCGTCGAGTACTACAGCAAGCTCCCGCCGGGCCGCCCGGTGGACGTGGCGCTGATCCTCGACCCGATGCTGGCGACCGGCGGCTCGGTCACCGCGGCCCTCGAGACCCTCAAGCGCTGGGGCGTGAGGCGCGTGAAGATGCTCTCGGTCCTCGCGGCGCAAGAGGGGATCGACAACGTTTCCCGGGCCTTCCCCGACTCGCAGATCTACGTCTGCCGGATCGACCCGATCCTGAACGACTCGAAGTTCATCGTCCCCGGCTTAGGCGACGCCGGCGACCGGATTTTCAACACCCCGCGCTGA
- a CDS encoding endonuclease/exonuclease/phosphatase family protein — protein sequence MFSRVLVAILAIFGGQAGFAADPAAPKEGTMRIASYNIAMYRGRAGQLAAELRSGNSQQAKRIAEVLQRVRPDVVLLCEIDYDSENDPARMFAEMYAAKPQAAGLEGLSYPYRFAAPVNTGEPSGLDLDNDGRTDGPADAWGYGRYPGQYGMAVLSRWPIDEGATRTFQKLLWSKLPDARQPIDPATGEPYYSAEVWEQLRLPSKTFMDVAVSAPQGPLRLLCSHPTPPVFDGPEDRNGLRNADEVRLVTEYAAGRMGDYFVDDKGVAGAIPAGQPFVVLGDLNADPNDGDGIREAIRDLIAGPQMAPDPQPRSGGAVASSASHADLNQNQTGDAANDTGDFSADGHNNLRIDYALPSKELRVVGSGVYWPKPGEAGAGAAGASDHRLVWVDVESVER from the coding sequence GTGTTCTCAAGAGTTCTCGTTGCGATCCTGGCGATCTTTGGCGGTCAGGCCGGCTTTGCGGCCGACCCGGCGGCGCCAAAAGAGGGAACGATGCGGATTGCCTCGTACAACATCGCCATGTACCGCGGCCGCGCGGGGCAACTCGCCGCCGAGCTGCGGTCGGGCAATTCGCAGCAGGCGAAGCGGATCGCGGAGGTCCTGCAGCGGGTGCGGCCCGACGTAGTGCTGCTTTGCGAGATCGATTACGACTCCGAGAACGATCCGGCGAGGATGTTTGCGGAGATGTACGCCGCTAAGCCGCAAGCCGCTGGTCTGGAAGGGTTGTCGTATCCGTATCGCTTTGCGGCGCCAGTGAATACGGGGGAACCCTCGGGCCTCGACCTCGACAACGATGGGCGGACCGACGGACCCGCCGACGCCTGGGGCTACGGGCGCTACCCGGGGCAGTACGGGATGGCGGTCTTGTCGCGCTGGCCAATCGACGAGGGGGCGACGCGGACCTTCCAAAAGCTGCTGTGGAGCAAGCTCCCCGACGCCCGCCAGCCGATCGACCCGGCGACCGGTGAGCCGTACTACTCGGCCGAGGTTTGGGAGCAACTGCGGCTGCCGTCGAAGACGTTCATGGACGTGGCCGTAAGCGCACCTCAGGGGCCGCTGCGGCTGCTCTGCTCGCATCCAACGCCGCCGGTGTTCGATGGGCCCGAGGACCGCAACGGCCTGCGTAACGCGGACGAGGTGCGTCTGGTGACCGAATACGCGGCGGGGCGTATGGGCGATTACTTCGTCGATGACAAGGGCGTCGCCGGGGCGATCCCCGCGGGGCAGCCCTTCGTGGTGCTCGGCGACCTCAACGCCGACCCCAACGACGGCGACGGCATCCGCGAAGCGATCCGCGACCTAATCGCCGGCCCGCAGATGGCGCCCGACCCGCAACCCCGCAGCGGAGGCGCCGTCGCGTCGTCAGCATCCCACGCCGACCTCAACCAGAACCAAACCGGCGACGCGGCCAACGACACCGGCGACTTCAGCGCCGACGGTCACAACAACCTGCGGATCGACTACGCGTTGCCGTCGAAGGAGTTGCGTGTGGTGGGTTCGGGCGTTTACTGGCCCAAGCCCGGCGAAGCGGGCGCCGGCGCGGCGGGGGCGTCGGACCACCGGCTCGTATGGGTCGATGTGGAATCGGTGGAGCGTTGA
- a CDS encoding NupC/NupG family nucleoside CNT transporter, which translates to MDRFSSLLGLIVIIGLAWLMSSHKTKFPLRVVIGGVLLQFAFALVILKTSFGQSVFVAVDKVFVGLLSCVDAGTVFVFGEDFAEHFFAFRVLPTIIFFSAFMSIFYYYGVIQKVVGLLAIVMQKTLGTSGAETLSSAANIFVGQTEAPLVIKPYIATMTKSELNAVMVGGFATMAGGVLGALSAMGINAGNLLAASVISAPGALLLAKVMQPEVDEPKTRGHVGVEVEDESVNVLEAISNGTTGGLSLALNVGAMLIVFLALIAVVNSIFGLAGDAFWHVAELAGQSVPEDPARWSLEGLLGWLFWPVAWLIGIESADCSAAGQLMGLKMATNEFVAYGKLAEWQSTGADAVISERTRQLMTFALCGFANFSSIGIQLGGIGSLAPERRGDLAKLGLRAMIGGTLASFLTACIAAILL; encoded by the coding sequence ATGGATCGCTTTTCAAGCCTGCTTGGACTCATCGTCATCATCGGCCTGGCCTGGCTGATGAGTTCGCACAAGACGAAGTTCCCGCTGCGAGTCGTCATCGGCGGCGTGCTGCTACAGTTCGCTTTCGCGCTGGTGATCCTCAAGACATCGTTCGGTCAGAGCGTCTTCGTGGCGGTCGATAAGGTGTTCGTTGGCCTGCTGAGCTGCGTCGATGCTGGGACAGTGTTTGTGTTCGGTGAAGACTTCGCCGAGCACTTCTTTGCGTTCCGTGTGCTGCCGACGATCATTTTCTTTTCGGCGTTCATGTCGATCTTCTACTACTACGGCGTCATCCAGAAGGTCGTCGGCCTGCTGGCGATCGTCATGCAGAAGACGCTCGGCACGTCCGGCGCCGAGACCCTGTCTTCGGCGGCGAATATCTTCGTCGGCCAGACCGAGGCGCCGCTCGTGATCAAGCCGTACATCGCGACAATGACCAAGTCCGAACTCAACGCGGTGATGGTGGGCGGCTTCGCGACCATGGCGGGCGGCGTCCTCGGCGCGCTGTCGGCGATGGGCATCAACGCGGGAAACCTGCTGGCGGCGTCGGTCATCTCGGCGCCGGGCGCGCTGCTCCTGGCGAAGGTGATGCAGCCTGAGGTCGATGAGCCCAAGACCCGCGGCCACGTCGGCGTCGAGGTCGAAGACGAGAGCGTCAACGTGCTGGAGGCGATCTCCAATGGCACCACCGGGGGCTTATCGCTGGCGCTGAATGTCGGCGCGATGCTGATCGTGTTCCTCGCGCTGATTGCGGTCGTCAATTCCATCTTCGGCCTCGCCGGCGACGCCTTTTGGCACGTCGCCGAGTTGGCCGGGCAGAGCGTCCCCGAGGACCCGGCCCGCTGGTCGCTCGAAGGCCTCTTGGGCTGGCTGTTCTGGCCTGTGGCGTGGCTCATCGGCATCGAATCGGCCGACTGCTCGGCGGCGGGCCAGCTGATGGGCCTCAAAATGGCGACCAACGAGTTCGTCGCCTACGGCAAGCTCGCCGAGTGGCAATCAACCGGCGCCGACGCCGTCATCAGCGAGCGCACCCGCCAGCTGATGACTTTTGCGCTTTGCGGGTTCGCGAACTTCAGCTCGATTGGCATCCAATTGGGGGGGATCGGCAGCCTCGCCCCGGAGCGCCGCGGCGACTTGGCGAAACTCGGTCTACGGGCGATGATTGGCGGCACCCTCGCCTCGTTCCTCACCGCCTGCATCGCGGCGATCCTCCTGTAG